One Eurosta solidaginis isolate ZX-2024a chromosome 1, ASM4086904v1, whole genome shotgun sequence genomic window, gtttcgaaaactttttctaaatttttgaggtgatgtgtctcgctacatccgatgacgataacatcgtcaatgtacataaaagcttgatttggcgaaatgcctgaaaatgctaatgacatcatacgtgaaaaagagtttggtgctatatttaaaccgaaaggtaaaactttccaacgaaaagctcctcgatctgtactgaaagatgtaacgtctctagaattaacatgaagtggtatttggtgaaaaccagaaaaaagatctaaagtcgaaaaatatttggctctgccaagattgtcgagtatgtcgtctacgcgtgccaacggaaatttgtctgcgataagctttttgttgactgctctgaaatcaacgcacatacggtaagacttttggcctgtaggatcctttttcggcaccaaaattaaagggctgttataattagaaaagctgggttctattaaatcatttcgcattaaattttcgacttgtttattaatttcttcacgttgtgtatatggtaaacgataattttttatatagactggatttttatcagttaaacgtagcttttgttcgtaaaagttatttaaagtcatacgatcagtttttaaagcgaatacatcggcatattttaagcataaatctagtaattgtttttgagcataacccggcatttgatttttcaaaattttcgttaattcctctaagcgtttttgatcttgtgaagtttcattgattttgtagacattgtagttggtgatatcttccgttacgatattgcaattgttgacatgttttacttcgtcagtaatatttaaaatttttataactggattatttgtgtcaacaatgcactttgccgtaaaaacaccattacagatttcttgcgagtctacaaaaacaggattatcgcattttggtaatttaaataaccgataaacttcacatctcggaggaataactaaagaatcggtacttgtgccgtgtaaaattggtatatttgcgttatctaatccggtattaatagttatgctatcgcttgcgtaattaataatgcatttattaaattttaaaaagtctttgccgagtattccgtctgaaggtatattgaaatcgtcgttaactacatgtaaagtatgcggtattaaaaacttatatgcaattaagttggtttttaaggttcctaaagttgaaattgtttcaggcgttacgcctgttatgttggttatttcgttagtattaaagttacaattttgagataaacttgaaattttgattaaagaaatatctgcttgagaatctactagaaaagtacatggtttgtaggaatcgctacattgaagttcaataaaatctgaataattaaggttcaagcagtagatggattttaatatttttgaagaagattcgtttaattgtctaaatcgtgatcccgatcccccagtgttcgctcctgagggtcgttcacgtttaaagcgcgtacattggcattacttcgcgaatttgaacgtctattattattagcCATATcgttactactactaggctgattgtttctattagtgctatatctgtcattattacctctattagaattattgtacccgtaattattattgttgtaattatttctatttttattgttgaatctcgcatttggattgttgtatctattattgaaattattacctctataatttcctcgaaaactattttgccaattaccacgagtacggaatgctagtacttgtctttcttttacctcattattacgttcgactatcatttttgcaactacgtcttttgaatcactgaaggtagttgaagccaggatggatttgaccaattctgaacgagtgttcaacctgcacacattcactgtttgctctacggccatttcatgtgccttggcttgtgtcataccttcaataatcaaagaacgttccaatgcgtcggatagttcttcaacgcgcttagcaaagtctgagtagttattattgatgacatgtaaagacgcgattttaccagaaacaactttcgagttgtcgggttttattctatttctcaaggcagtctttatgtcatcgactgaatttattacggttggtaatgcttcgcgtgcttttccctcaagtttggatttcaaaaatgcaataaaagtactatttaaattttcatctgagaagatttcaattaattttattttgtcgataaaagattctaatgccagtggatcgccgctgtagttatccctaataattgaggcgcaactggtaatgaacacctttttctgaggttgccatgattgaaatattgttattcgattgtaaatctgaagaattgtttgttgaaggcaaattagaagaatttgaagtagagtgagaattggaaaagtcagttcctgactgaaaattggaagtgctagttagtaggttgtctgaattattagacgaatttgctgaaggctgagtgtttataatattagttactgactgaaaatttgaagtattattttctgcgatatctgagtcattaaatcctaaaaaatcttcttgacgagctagtgaacaccttcctttagggcttgatttatcgctggaattgccctcagaatcggacatgtgtttgaaacagggtaattttattgaaaattattttaaaagagaaaaaaaaattttgtaaatcaggtaaatattttgtaaatattatttgaaaatccggttaatatttgtcgcgtgtattttataaaatggtaagtctggttaagaaaattatataattagttttttttttgaaaagaaaggaACATCCGCACCGCTtctaataaaatttccaaaatgtttctaGAATTCCCATAGCAATCGAacaaaatgaatgaaaatattttattgtttccaagTTAAAATCAGTTTTTGTATatgaaggcaaaaatttcatttcctgGCATGTCAGAGgacgattttattataaaaataataaatttttgatttaaagagGCTTAGAAACGGATTTGCTGTGATAAattcaatattattttaatttttctcaaaacCATTTCGTAGGCGTTTCTAAatgatttataaacaaaaattcacggttttataagcttaatgcaATTTCCATATTATTATAACcaataaatttcaaatatttccgaaaagtaactgatttaaatattgccAAAACACTAAAGTTTCAAGTAAATTTGCAACGCAAATCAATAGCTGAATATTTGTATCGTTAGGGcatttgaaatttattagtaGGCACCTTAAAATACATAGTTGTTTATTGCTATGATCGGCCTTATGGCAAAACGCAAAactcgaaatttaaaatttagtttactttgaattattattcaaattttaatcaaTGTTGGTAGAAATATATGTAAGAATAattagaaatagaaataaatggttacatacatacattgacgGCAGTTACCCCTTCCTGCTGCCGTTCTGGTACTGCTTTTTCATGGTGCTGCACTGCTGCCAATATACCTTCCGCTGCTGCTTTTTTGTTGGAGATGCCTCTGTCGGCGTTTGCTATCCCGGATTTTTCTTTCTCTGCTGATAAAGTTGATTTCACGGCTTTAGCGCCGTTATTTATTCGCCGTTATATTAAATGGTTTCTGGCGTGATTATGTGCCGTTAACCATGCGATTGGCTTTAGCGCTTTTGTTAGCTGTACACAccagcatatatgtatatgtatataagccAAAACTGCCGTGgctttattatatttaaaagttttacgaaaatttgttTGTAGATAATTTTTTAAGTAGTTTGTATAAATTTCGTGATATTTATgacatatttgcatttttttgcgTAGGGTTAAGTTTCCATGTATTTAGTTGAAAATGTCGAAATTTGTTAGGATTTAATATTAAGTAATGTAGTAAATTTTCGTAGTTTGAGTAGAAATTTTGATATGTTTTCGCCAGTATTTCGAACTtgaacaatttttgtaatttattgattttatgcttttgtagtaattttttgaattagttgaaaaaaatgtttaaatttaatGTGTGTATTTCGTAAAGATTTGTTTTGCAAATACTTAGCTTAAAATTGTTTGTGGTATTTTTTTGTTCAGAATTAATGGTGTTTACTAAATTTGTCCATACAGTTATGGTTCttcactttgaaaaaaatttgtgtttaaagaattttagactttgaatttttatgtaattttttcatttcgtactttttgtagtttttccttcgttttaacatttttatatttttcttttatttaaaacgACCCATGCACTATAGACTTTTGCCttttcacacttatgctgcttctTCCAGAATTTTGTCAAAATGGTCCAATAAAGGAGTCCAATGATGAGGCATATACCCACACATTTTGGGTTTCACTCTACGGCACttcatagtgttttttttttcagcacaTTTATTACAATCTTCACgcattttacatatgtaaaatttagacTGTCCAATTTTTCCACTATATTACAATCTGCAGAttgtgtcacggtcgccatgtaaagtggcattctgatgccacttatttttgggcatttagccacacgcacacatacaaaccTTCTTTACTTTCTTCTTTAGTTTTTAAATTAGTAAACTTAGTTTGTTTTATTGTTCAattacactttatttaaaattcttatttcCTAACAATTTCGTCTCTTGTTAAGTTTCACTTTCATTTTTacaatgtataattttttatattttacacgCGCGGCTCAAGTGACGCGTTTGCCGGCtcatttcaaactgaaaactgtgGAAAAAAGCTGAAGCTTCAAAgcggccctgccgctatgccaaaagtgcatagcggtaaaatcgaatgatgcagtggcgtgatagagtcgagtaacggaagattcagccaatcagaattctctccgtcattcgactctctcacccagtaacatcaagtgcatacatgcatggttgcatgtgggggtgatgccagctattttagtttttagttttattttagtttttagttggctggcactacatgacgctacagcactttgtcgccaaaggcgatggaaactttgtctttgtgcttagtcggattcgatagggactttacggtggaccaaagtttacccacaccggtagagaggttacaacctcttaggtgctcctcccatttcgcccgcttgtgttcgtccacaagcaatctgatgcgttggtttatatcccttatttgggggtcgcctggatcaagctgtcttataaggtcacgttctctcgctaagtttgcggcctccgccgggaagtggggccggatttcgggaattctcccggcgggaatgaaacgtgccgaggtggattcaatgaccttacggaaggcacgctccccttggcgggtatcagtcgggatagggagggcagcaaagcggttgtctgtaaaagatttatattattcccactttccttttttgaagtttatgaaagtgcgtttttcggtgacgatgaagtcggcggtacgctcgagcgaaataagtatgggcaggtggtcggatgccaatgttaccatcggctgccagttgacgcagtttacgagttctgcgctcacgattgacatatctggcgaactgtgacagcttcctaccatacgtgtgggggcgtctccatttattgtgcagaacgtcgtttcttctatttgatccgccaacatctcacccctactgtccgcccgcaagtttgaatgctatAACTGTTTATGAATATGAATCCGGCACAAGCTCGACTACTGTTATAACGACTTGTTTGAACCCTTACAGGGCACAATAACCTATTCCGCTTCTGTGCAAGAGACGAGGCAAGCTAGCTCATCAATGTTCTCGTTTTTCTGTAATACTTCCCCCAACCTTTGGGGTATTTTTGCCGTTATAACAACAAGGTTTGTTACACTCAGCTCTGACTTAGCAAGGTCAATAATAGCTTTTTCACAACGGAAAACGGTCAATTCATGGAATCAGCATCATATTGGTGGGAAATATTTGTTGACTAAGCGAACTATTTAATTATCTTGATAGAGATCATATGGTCAACCGTCTCCATCCTTTTTCCTCTTTTGAAGTAGTTATAGGGCTAActataaaattaattttagtttGGCTATCGCTTAGGACGCCTAAACCTCTGTCATCGACTTGACACAACTTCTGTGACAAAAGTAAAGTTTAAGTATAGTCAACAAACACCACAGTTTCTGGTCCAATCACCAGCTGCCATACTTCAAACGGTCATTTTAGTCGAAGCCGCGAACTTTAGATATACAGTCGTTGTGCCCTTATTTCCTCGTGATAGCATCTTTGAGCTCTGACCACAATGAGCCCAGCTGTTTTCATTCTTTGCAAACAATGGCCACCAGACAAGCCAGCCAGCTGGTTAGCAGTCTCACACTGCCATAATACAAAGGTTGCAGGTTTACCTTTTTCATATTCAACTTACCAATTTATTAAGTTCTGGGAGCTTATCAACTATTTCTTTGGCTTTATCTGGATCCTCCGTATTGGCACATTCTTCATAGAATTGGTCCGGGATAAGAGGGTCCGGGATTCACGATACCACAGTTTCAACAGACTAGCGGGCGCATGTGCATCCACTGTAAAaccggaaaattaaaaaaaaaatgttattcgaCATCAAGCGTTATTATCAATAAATTGAAATCTATGTTACCACATGCACTGAAAAACTGTTTCCTATCGTTATTCTATTGCTtccttacaaaaatttaaaaaacttcgaAAAGTTTTAAAGTTAAAACTGTTTTAGAAGTCCGAATAGTTTTCGAAGTTTAAATTATCATTGAAGTTCGAACAGTTTAAAGTTCAAACTATTTTTGAAGTGCGAATTATTTTCGAAGTTCAAATaattttcgaagttcgaaattggaATTGTTATCAAAGCTGGGCTTTCTTACTGTTATTTCCTCACGAGTCAGTGTCATTTGAAATGTAAACTTTTTCACACAAATTATATGGCAGAGAAGTATACATTTCAAAAGTTACACTTACAGAATCCAGCGCAAGTTTTCTTTCCTCCTATCAGTTTCCCCAAGCGTAGCTCGCAACTTACCCATGCTATTTTTATAATCAGGAACTTCCCACCGATCAATGCGGATTTTCAAACAATTAACCTCATCCACATCGGCGGAGACGCGGAATATTCTCTCTGTTTGTTTGCCATTCAATAGCAAAACCTAAATattcattcaaaatttaaaaagagaAACAAATTTAATCAATAGTATCAAATTTAATATCAATGGGTTCCGTAATCTCTTACATGCTCTGAAAATGTAGTTTGTATCCATGGTAGTTTACGGAAAGGAAATTTTTCCTTTGCAACTCCATAACCTCAGCGATTGTGCTGCCAAACATGCCGACGCGTAGAATTTGATTCTGGAGGATATAAAATGGTTACAAGTTAAGCTCCGCAGTTACTTTCAGGGGAAATGATTTAAAATTATGACGGATGCAAAACGTGTCTGGGTCGATGACCAATCATCTTAAAAGCGCTGAAGTAAACGGTCATCGTTGATGGCCGCAATCAATGTAGGAAAACTAGATCCTGCAAACAGATGTACTACTCAGGTGGCCAAAAACAACGTAACGAAAATACCAAATATGCGTGTTCTACTAGTTAGTGATATGTATTTTCATTCTTAGCGACCACAGTAAGCTGATACAAGTCAAGACACATTCCGTTTTTCAATGGGAATGTTTGCAGACAGATATACAGGAGTCAGAGGGAGATAGAAATGGGCAGAGAAACCGCTAAGGGGACAGAAAGAAAGATATAGGAAGCTAGAACGGAACACAGAGATAGGGAAAGCGATTGAAAGAAAGAGATTCAGGAAGAGAGAGACCGCGAGATAGAGGAAGGGAGATAGTAAGTGATGTATGAGGAAAAGAGATTAATTAAGAGACTGAGGAGGagtaatgccaatttcacacagaggcttaatgaaataactagtcaagttttctacattacagctctaattgaactcaatattcgatacaaaatacaaattcttaattatctcattattgctttattgaatgcctaatcaaGTGAAAAACCAGTcggctttgcttggtgcttcgatttttattgtcaatgtaacaaatggcaATCAAAAATATATTATGTTCAataaaaaacacgaaaaaatttaaattaaattttcgctgcatttgctgcaaaagataatatggctttttcgaaaatatgcacatatttggttaggtgcaacatctatagGTAGTTGCGTATGGATTtgattttgattgtatttatagttaagaaggaaacggctgctttccattttaactattttttgtaaaaacgaaatatttttttgggtctgctgacagatgttcgcttaatgaagcgaaaggccctgtatgaaaagggaaacttaattattccattaaataaaattgcgaatcaattaagtttctgtgtgaaaacggtataagaaATAGGAAAATGAGAGAGAGGAAGAGAGAAAGAGGAAGCGAGGTGACAAAGAGAGACAGATGAATAGATAAGGAGAGAAAGAGTGAGATACGCAGGAAAGGAGAGAAGTAAAGCAGCAGGGAAAGACGGAGATAAACAGGGAGGAAAATATGGAGAGGTGGGGAGAAAGAATGAGGTAGTGGGGAGCGGGAAAATATAGTAATGAAGCTAATTTGGGGAAGATGTATGGGGAGAGGCAGGAATTGGGAATAATAGAGGCAGAGAGATCTATTAAATGTCCCCTTGGAATAAAGCTGCAGCaggtatgactgtcgtaagaagctactaaaatacccaaatgattcaaggggttgtgcaacGCAGTCCTTTCacggggttgtcagcgcaatttatagcttctccaacttaattgttaacctcacctacccgtctCGAATCCTGTTTTTTTAGCAGGTGATGCTCTGCctaccccaagttcttcatgcaACTAGAGGGTGGGGCGGGATGGGCTAGAAGACTCAATGTTGTCATATTAAATTGTGCCCTTGTAGTACCTTGTTACGGACCGGATATATATACGACAaaagaccattaacatcgataagaCTCCTCAAAACCTTgaaggagtgtctttatcgcaacAACGTATTAAATGTAAACCACGGTTACTTACAACGAAGCCCCAAACATTGAATAACAGTGGGATTGAATGGGTTATCAAGCGCAAAAGCTTCACAGCTTTCAAACTCAATTAACAACCTCTATTACACGAGCCGAATGGCTCAGGTCATTTAAAGTTTTTGGAGTGGATGGAGTTACCTATAGGTTCGACGTGGTCATATCACTTCTATCTTTGGGGAGTGTTTCTATCTCGGTCTGATGTTTAGTTACAGAGATATTTTGGTTTCAGTTTGGGTCAGCACTTAAAAGTATTGGCAACGACCGAGAGCGTAGCAAGTAATCAGTGCAACAGTTTGTTTAAATagtatatgtttatatatatttgttgTCTGCTTACCCTCGCTTGTTCAACTTCATCTTCTGTAGGTCTCTTCGCCTGCCGACGTCCATGACTGACAATACGATCCAAACGTCGACAACAAACAGTTGCATAATGTGAGATCTGTACATGAATGCGCCATTTGCCCACTTCAGGGAATGATGTGGTAAAAGAGGGATCACGATGTCGATTAATGTAACTGTAAAGAATGATTTTGATAGAAATTAGTTTTACATACATTACAATTTTTGCTTTCTATAAACATACTTCAACAATGTTGGCTGAAAAGTGGGCGATGGTGGAACAAAGACAAACAAATAGCCATTAATTCCCAGACAGGTATAAGCGAACCACGTTTTGGATTTTCTGTGTTTTGGCGGCATTGTTATACATATAATTCGTCACGAAGcctttttgattaaaatattgaaTTTCACTTAGGTgttatgttatatatatagaatttcttgtttttttttaactcacTGCTGTTGTGGCAAAGCTCCAACAATAATATCGATCGCTACCGCAGTCCAGCTAAGCATATCACGCACAGAAGACTAATAAAGGAAAATATGATTCAGTATAATAGTTAATCGAATTGATATTACTTAgcgattataaatatgtaaaatttcaGTTAAgtagaaataagaaaaaattccCGACGTCGAAAATATTtcgattttcgaaaaatattccaAGTTATGTTTCTCACTGCAAAAAATGTGCTTTACGATATTACCTCTGGTTAAAAGTACATAAAATTTGgacgaaaataaattaaaaatttgcatttcctaacttcgaaaatatttcgaaTTTCCCAGCATGACTGTTGAGGGATTGTTTCCCAGTAAAACCTTTAggaaaatcaatatatctttttGCTAAAAAATTACTTTATGCTGAATGATTAGAAAAATGCGTAAAAATGTCTCAACTTAGAAATTTTTTAGATTTTCGAAAAATGTTCAGAGTTGTTTCTCAGTACTATTGTTTAAAAATTGGGTCAAatcaataatatacatatatcgttacaaaatatataaaatccaAATAAAGaggaaaataacaaattttccttacttcgaaaatttttagattttcgaaaatatttcagtttGTGCTTCTTAGTATTTctgtataaaaatttgtaaaatcgatATTATATAACGTTAAAAAGTAAATGAAATCGAAATAAAAAGTAAGTTTTCTTAACTTCGAAAATGTTTACAACTTCGTGGAAATTGCAGTGTTGTGTTTTTCACTATACCAATAGAAAAATCAGGCAAAATTGATACTCtttatcgttgaaaaataaataaaatccacttaaaaagaaaaaataaataaaatttcataacTTCGAAAATTATaagcattttgaaaaatttccctcatttttaaCCTCAGGTTGATAGGAGTTTTTCTTCGAATTTTTTTATAAGATACTGGTACAAGACTAATTTCGTTATTGTTGTTATACTAGTAAGAGCAACCGATTTTCGAATTAACTTGGCGATCGCCTCTTCTCAACAGGAAGTCGATACATTTTTGAGCCAAGTTAGTTTTTTCTGACAACGAGCGCTTTTCAAAAACTATTGTCATATAAGAAAACCAACAACtgtttgtgtttttaaacccGCGGCGAATGTTCACTCAGCACAGCTGGGGTTACCGACCAATATATTAATGAGCAACTAAATATGCAATAAGAAAACCCATAAGCTGCCTTAAAtaacaaaactaaaatacttttaGCACTTCTTTCCTTGTAATAAAATTTAACTACATAATTCTCACCTTTTTGCGAAAAATGCCTTTCGAATGTAAATTCAAATTATCGGCGGCAAATTTCTCAATATCACAATCTTTCATGCACACCAATATCGTCGGCAATCCACCCAAATTTGGTGGTGCACGCTCTCTTGGCGCGAACATTGGCTGTATTGTTGGCTTCACGGCGGTGGCAACCGAATGGTACGTGACTAGCTGTACCTCTTCCTCCTACAATGTTGCTAACACCACTCTCATCTTTGGCATAATGATGTAAACGCACTACCACCACCAGTACCAACAACACCGCTACCACCATTATTTGTATCAGTACTAGTTGAACCAGAACCCGATTTAGCAATACGTGAAATTTGTCGATTAGGTGATGGTAATGTTTGTGATTGCTTTTGTTTTGTATCGGCATCAAGTTGAAGATGTTGATGTGGTGATAGAGGTGGTGATAGAGGTGGTTGTGGTGGTTGTGGTAACAGGTGATGTGGCGCAAGTGCTGGTGAATTCGAATATAGGTGATTTTGGTGCGGATGTGTTTGTGTTTGAGTTGTGTATTGTTGCTGCTGATGATGAGTTTGagattgttgtttttgtgtaggTTTAGTGTGCGTTGCATGCGTTGTATCAAACAATGAGATCTGATATTTATGCTTTGGCTTTTGTGCGAATTCGGTAGCGCGTTCAGCTCCTTGACTACAAATACCCTACAGTACGGGCTCGACATTATCGGAACTGTCAAATGTAGACGAAATATGAAggtcataaaaaataaaagacaaattcGAAATATGTTGTACTCACATATCTTCACGTCCTGAAGGATCATATCGTGGATATTGATAAGCGTAATAAGACACGCTATCATCCATATTAGCATAGTCATCGATCATGTCATAATTATGCTCCAAATAACCATCATGCGTATCTGAGCCACCATCCGAATCTTCATTATCGGGCAGAGAGTGAATGCTCCAAATGACTATCTGAATGATAAGAGTCTGAATCAATGGGATCACCAAGTACAAAATACCCCGAAAGTTTGGCCTGTTCCATAATGTAATTCCTTAGTGGTAAAATAGGTTCGTGATTttagtaaaagaaaataaatccaAATTAGTAGAAAAGGACTTGAATACATTCACTCATTACTAACCTGATCCCAATTGCTGTAAAGTGGCGATATATTGCCATTATCATATTCGACATCACTATTGTCAGCGTGTCGCTAATTTACATGATGTCGTGAGCCACGTGAACGACGATGTTCGTGCTTATCAGCTCTTGTGATGTCATAGTAGTGCTCGTTGGGGCGACGATTTGCGGGTTTATCCTGCGAATAAAGAAAGGTTTAGCAACTGGCAATAAATAATACAATCGTTGCATCATTTTATTCGGTTCTTTTAGAGAGTGCTTGGTCTCGTTAAAGAGTTTAAAATTTACTCTATTGAGGGACGGCCACCTTGATATACTTGGCCTATCACATAGAGGTCCTCGGttcaaacaaacacacaaacaacACCACATACTTTAGAAACACTTTTCTTAGTGGCATCGCCATGGAAAGTTTCAGAGCAAAAAGTCATCAGTCCGTTTGGAGTTGGAGTGATGTATACAACGTCCAGTGGATCTATCGAACTCAAAACTATCAA contains:
- the LOC137236457 gene encoding rho GTPase-activating protein 39-like isoform X2, whose translation is MPPKHRKSKTWFAYTCLGINGYLFVFVPPSPTFQPTLLNYINRHRDPSFTTSFPEVGKWRIHVQISHYATVCCRRLDRIVSHGRRQAKRPTEDEVEQARNQILRVGMFGSTIAEVMELQRKNFLSVNYHGYKLHFQSMFCY